Proteins from one Halopseudomonas pelagia genomic window:
- a CDS encoding efflux RND transporter periplasmic adaptor subunit encodes MSAALKNTFSRRISPVWLAVLMALVLGLWLLLGEKRSAQDEAPLVGAPAEETLHQVETRWSVAQPLAREQVLQGQLQPWQQVEVMAQVSGRVEQLSRQQGDQVSAGEVLLELSDEGRSMQLTQARANYRLRQTELESTRKLRASNYATETEIVRLEGELARAGAELEAAELAVQYNRPVAPFDGVVDRRHVDVGELVQSGAELMSVVNVKRLKATAHIPQQDASRVAVGQKVTLEVTGGRQLQGVVRFISLAADPQTRSFYVEIEAQNPELWRVAGGSATLRIQLPPVLAHQFSPALLRLGPDGQLGVHAVDESGQVINYPVRVVAITNDGATVEGLPEKLQVITQGAGFVEPGQQVETKLVSASDAESEAVSPLARPGMGAAE; translated from the coding sequence GTGAGTGCTGCTCTCAAGAACACGTTTTCCCGCCGGATTTCACCTGTTTGGCTCGCCGTTCTGATGGCGCTGGTGCTGGGTCTGTGGTTGCTGCTGGGCGAGAAGCGCAGCGCGCAGGACGAGGCTCCATTGGTTGGAGCCCCTGCCGAGGAGACCTTGCATCAGGTTGAAACCCGCTGGTCAGTGGCTCAGCCCTTGGCCAGAGAGCAAGTGCTGCAAGGGCAGTTGCAGCCATGGCAGCAGGTTGAGGTGATGGCCCAAGTGTCCGGCCGGGTGGAACAACTGTCCAGGCAACAGGGCGATCAGGTGTCGGCAGGTGAGGTGTTGCTGGAGCTGTCCGATGAAGGGCGCAGTATGCAATTGACCCAGGCCAGAGCCAATTACCGGCTGCGTCAGACCGAGCTGGAAAGCACTCGCAAACTGCGCGCCTCCAACTATGCCACCGAAACGGAAATAGTGCGGCTTGAGGGCGAGCTGGCCAGAGCCGGAGCCGAGCTTGAGGCGGCGGAATTGGCCGTGCAGTACAACCGGCCGGTTGCTCCGTTTGATGGGGTGGTTGATCGGCGCCACGTCGATGTGGGTGAGCTGGTGCAGTCTGGTGCCGAGCTTATGTCCGTGGTGAATGTGAAGCGCTTGAAGGCCACCGCGCACATACCGCAACAGGACGCCAGCAGGGTCGCCGTGGGGCAAAAGGTCACTCTGGAGGTGACTGGCGGGCGGCAACTCCAGGGGGTGGTCCGCTTTATCAGCTTGGCTGCCGATCCGCAAACCCGCAGTTTCTACGTTGAGATCGAGGCGCAGAACCCCGAGCTTTGGCGCGTGGCCGGTGGCAGCGCTACCTTGCGCATTCAGTTGCCGCCGGTACTGGCGCACCAGTTTTCACCGGCGCTGCTGCGGCTCGGCCCGGACGGCCAGCTGGGCGTGCATGCGGTGGACGAGAGTGGGCAGGTCATCAATTACCCGGTCCGGGTAGTAGCTATCACCAATGACGGCGCCACGGTGGAAGGTTTGCCTGAAAAGCTGCAGGTGATTACCCAGGGCGCGGGGTTTGTAGAGCCTGGGCAGCAAGTGGAAACCAAGCTAGTGTCCGCCTCGGACGCGGAATCGGAGGCGGTGTCGCCCCTTGCTCGGCCCGGTATGGGTGCCGCTGAATGA
- a CDS encoding efflux transporter outer membrane subunit — translation MHKFIPCVLTLALAGCQLAPEYQRPDSPVLESYPDAESLTDERGFVAAELPWQDFFADPQLQVLIGQALENNRDLQAAVYRIEETRGLYRVQNAERFPSLGIGADATRGRFNQGTAAGVAGRGGSISETYSVSATVSAFELDFWGRVANLSTAARAEYFASIEAQRAFRLSLIRDVATTYLGLREAVERIALAEATVISRREGLRIAKVRLDAGITSALDFNQAEALLTQAETQLASIMLARAENQNLLAVLTGGVVAEPMPEPLSLEQQSSPPALDAGLSSSLLVNRPDILAAEQRLIAAKANIGIARAAFFPQVSLIGSFGYASSELDNLISSSNETWSIGPSITLPIFDFGRNRGNLTVAQARDNIAIAEYERTIQTAFNEVADALAGRRYLAEQVDAQRRNTETLQRVVNLARKRYQEGVVNYIEVLDAERSLFDAEQAFIQTRRAEVQNLVDLYVALGGGTLEQ, via the coding sequence ATGCATAAGTTCATTCCCTGTGTCCTGACGCTGGCGCTGGCTGGCTGTCAATTGGCTCCGGAATATCAGCGTCCTGATTCGCCGGTTCTGGAGTCCTATCCGGACGCTGAGTCTTTAACGGACGAGCGCGGATTCGTCGCCGCAGAGCTACCCTGGCAAGATTTTTTTGCTGATCCACAATTGCAGGTGCTGATTGGCCAGGCGCTGGAAAACAATCGCGATCTTCAGGCCGCGGTGTACCGTATCGAGGAGACGCGCGGGCTTTATCGGGTACAGAACGCCGAACGCTTTCCCTCGCTTGGTATTGGCGCCGATGCCACCCGTGGGCGTTTCAACCAGGGCACCGCGGCCGGCGTAGCAGGCAGGGGCGGTTCGATCAGCGAAACCTATTCGGTCAGCGCCACGGTCTCGGCATTCGAGCTGGATTTTTGGGGTCGAGTGGCCAATCTGTCCACCGCCGCCCGCGCGGAATACTTTGCCAGCATCGAAGCGCAACGCGCTTTCCGTCTTTCGCTGATCCGTGATGTGGCCACCACCTACCTGGGGCTGCGAGAGGCAGTGGAGCGTATCGCGCTGGCTGAGGCCACCGTGATCAGCCGGCGCGAAGGGTTGCGCATCGCCAAGGTACGCCTGGATGCGGGTATCACGTCGGCCCTGGACTTTAACCAGGCAGAAGCTCTGCTGACACAGGCCGAAACGCAGCTGGCGAGTATCATGCTGGCCCGCGCAGAAAATCAGAATTTGCTGGCGGTATTGACCGGGGGTGTGGTTGCAGAGCCTATGCCAGAGCCGTTATCGCTGGAGCAGCAGTCCAGCCCGCCGGCCTTGGATGCGGGTTTATCATCCAGTTTGCTAGTCAACCGTCCGGATATTCTCGCCGCCGAACAGCGCCTGATCGCGGCCAAGGCCAATATCGGCATTGCGCGCGCAGCCTTCTTTCCCCAGGTCTCGCTGATCGGCAGTTTTGGCTATGCCTCAAGCGAGTTGGACAACCTGATCAGCAGCAGTAATGAAACCTGGAGTATCGGGCCGAGTATTACGCTGCCGATCTTCGATTTTGGTCGTAACCGCGGCAACCTGACGGTCGCCCAGGCGCGCGACAATATTGCCATTGCCGAATATGAACGCACCATTCAGACCGCCTTCAATGAGGTCGCCGATGCGCTCGCAGGTCGGCGTTATCTGGCCGAGCAGGTCGACGCCCAGCGCCGCAATACCGAGACCTTGCAGCGCGTGGTCAATCTTGCGCGCAAGCGTTATCAGGAAGGCGTGGTCAACTATATCGAGGTGCTGGATGCCGAGCGGAGTCTGTTCGACGCAGAGCAGGCGTTTATCCAGACCCGGCGGGCTGAAGTGCAGAATCTGGTGGATCTCTACGTGGCACTGGGCGGCGGGACTTTGGAGCAATGA
- a CDS encoding multidrug efflux RND transporter permease subunit, which produces MTPHFFIKRPVFAWVIALIIGLGGLLALNDLAVEQYPSIAPPSLSISVTYPGADASVLETNVTQIIEQELNGVEGFLYMQATSRSNGSASIELTFESGTDIDNAQMEVQNRLSRVEQRLPEEVRRQGVQVNQASSSFLMIVALTSKNGENSALELGNFASARVVDELRRVPGVGDIRDFSTQYAMRIWLDPDKLASFGLSPADALAAVREQNSQSAGGALGDLPNAENIEITATIQTQGRMSKPEEFSQIILRANSDGSAVRLDDVARIELGAESYLTRLEINGQQAAGMAVQLTPGANALSVAEGVKDRMAELESGFPEDIGWIVPYDSTPFISASIKEVLITLSIAMLLVFLVMFVFLQSWRATVIPTIVVPIALAGACMGLWLFGFSINLLSLFAMILAIGTLVDDAIVVVENVERLMEEEGLSPYKATVKAMDQVTSAVIGTTLVLIAVFLPMAFFPGSTGGIYRQFSVTLAISVGVSTILALSLTPALCAALLRPPVPEGGRPPLGKRIFAPFNRFIERTTSRYQGGVGAILVRPLRFLLLFVALVVIAGLLFLRLPGSFIPAEDQGSMITAVQGPSGSTADRTDLVVEEVKAYYDQLPQVDNVVFIKGFSFFGQGQAHAMAFVSLLPWDERPGVENSAQTLVQKAMGALSTIKNATVFVLNPPSIPSLGVAGGFTFKLQDRSGAGTDALLEARNQLLAAASQSEVLTGVRPEGEETAPRLRVNVDRIKARALGLSISDINSTLSITFGSAYANDFSREGRIHRVMLQADAPFRMTPEDVLDLTVRTDEGDIVPFGAFTSVSWTAGSPQLQRYNGYPATTISGSAAPGRSSGEAMDEMERLAADLPEGFGFEWTGLSYEEQQASGQVGALMGLSILIVLLVLAALYESWTIPLAVLLVVPLGVLGAVLFSMTRGLPSDVYFNVGLITVIGLSAKNAILIIEFAIEEEGKGKSLMDATMAAVKLRLRPILMTSLTFILGMLPLIVATGPGAASRIAVGTGVMGGMIMATVLGVFFTPLFYLAVRRWLTRKKPPGAEMDEDEPGPADEKEPRHA; this is translated from the coding sequence ATGACTCCGCACTTCTTTATCAAACGCCCGGTCTTCGCCTGGGTTATTGCGCTGATTATCGGTCTGGGCGGGTTGCTGGCGCTGAACGATCTGGCCGTGGAGCAATATCCAAGCATTGCGCCACCCTCACTGAGCATCAGCGTGACCTACCCGGGGGCGGATGCCTCGGTGCTGGAAACCAACGTCACGCAGATCATCGAGCAGGAGTTGAACGGCGTTGAAGGCTTTCTGTACATGCAGGCCACAAGCCGTTCGAACGGTAGCGCCTCTATTGAACTGACCTTCGAGTCCGGTACTGATATAGACAACGCGCAGATGGAGGTGCAGAACCGCCTCAGTCGCGTGGAGCAGCGGTTGCCCGAGGAGGTCAGGCGCCAGGGAGTGCAGGTTAACCAGGCATCCTCCAGCTTTCTGATGATTGTCGCGCTGACGTCCAAGAACGGTGAAAACTCGGCTCTGGAATTGGGCAATTTTGCCTCGGCCCGGGTCGTAGATGAGCTCCGGCGAGTGCCCGGTGTGGGCGATATCAGAGACTTTTCCACGCAATATGCGATGCGTATCTGGCTGGATCCTGACAAGCTCGCCAGCTTCGGTTTATCTCCAGCCGATGCCCTTGCAGCGGTGCGCGAACAGAATAGCCAGTCCGCGGGTGGTGCCTTGGGTGATTTGCCTAACGCCGAGAATATCGAAATCACCGCGACCATTCAGACCCAAGGCCGGATGAGTAAGCCCGAGGAGTTTTCGCAGATCATTCTGCGGGCCAATTCCGACGGCTCGGCTGTTCGTCTCGATGATGTCGCTCGCATTGAGCTTGGTGCGGAGAGCTATCTGACCCGCTTGGAAATCAATGGTCAGCAAGCCGCGGGTATGGCGGTGCAATTGACCCCAGGTGCCAATGCGCTGTCAGTCGCGGAGGGCGTGAAGGACCGCATGGCTGAACTGGAGAGTGGATTCCCCGAAGACATCGGTTGGATCGTTCCTTACGACAGCACGCCTTTTATCAGCGCATCAATCAAGGAAGTGCTGATCACTTTGTCTATCGCCATGCTGCTGGTATTTCTGGTGATGTTCGTGTTTCTGCAGAGTTGGCGCGCCACCGTTATCCCGACCATTGTCGTCCCCATCGCGTTGGCTGGCGCTTGCATGGGGCTGTGGCTGTTCGGCTTTTCGATCAATCTGCTGAGCCTGTTCGCGATGATCCTCGCTATCGGTACCCTGGTGGACGATGCCATCGTGGTGGTCGAGAACGTCGAGCGCTTGATGGAAGAAGAGGGCTTGAGTCCTTACAAGGCTACCGTCAAGGCGATGGACCAAGTGACTTCGGCGGTGATCGGTACCACCCTGGTATTGATCGCGGTGTTTCTGCCAATGGCCTTCTTCCCCGGTTCTACCGGCGGCATCTATCGGCAGTTTTCGGTGACGCTGGCGATATCGGTTGGCGTGTCGACGATTCTGGCGCTGTCACTGACTCCCGCTCTCTGCGCAGCGCTCTTGCGTCCGCCGGTTCCCGAGGGTGGGCGTCCGCCGCTAGGCAAACGGATATTCGCGCCTTTCAACCGCTTTATCGAGCGCACAACGTCGCGTTACCAGGGCGGTGTGGGCGCCATCCTGGTTCGACCTCTGCGCTTTCTTCTGCTGTTCGTCGCCTTGGTGGTGATCGCCGGCCTACTGTTCTTGCGCTTGCCGGGCAGTTTCATCCCCGCCGAGGATCAGGGCTCGATGATTACTGCGGTGCAGGGCCCTTCCGGTTCTACCGCCGACCGTACTGACTTGGTCGTGGAAGAGGTTAAAGCCTATTACGACCAGTTACCCCAGGTCGATAACGTGGTGTTTATCAAGGGTTTCAGCTTCTTTGGCCAAGGCCAGGCACACGCCATGGCATTTGTCAGCCTGCTGCCCTGGGATGAACGGCCAGGCGTGGAAAACAGCGCCCAGACTCTGGTGCAGAAAGCCATGGGAGCGTTGAGCACTATCAAGAATGCCACTGTCTTTGTGTTGAATCCGCCGTCGATTCCCTCTCTGGGTGTGGCTGGAGGTTTTACCTTCAAGTTGCAGGACCGCTCCGGTGCTGGCACCGACGCATTACTGGAGGCACGCAATCAACTGCTCGCGGCGGCCAGTCAGAGCGAGGTGCTCACCGGGGTCCGGCCTGAGGGTGAAGAAACAGCTCCGCGCCTGCGCGTCAATGTGGATCGGATCAAGGCACGAGCACTGGGCCTGTCGATCAGTGATATCAATTCCACGCTGAGCATTACCTTCGGCAGTGCCTACGCTAACGATTTCAGTCGGGAAGGCCGCATCCACCGGGTGATGCTTCAGGCTGATGCGCCTTTCCGCATGACCCCGGAAGATGTGCTGGATCTCACCGTGCGTACCGATGAGGGCGATATAGTGCCCTTTGGTGCCTTTACTTCAGTTTCCTGGACGGCGGGCTCGCCTCAGTTGCAGCGCTATAACGGCTACCCGGCCACGACCATTTCCGGCAGCGCGGCGCCTGGGCGTTCTTCCGGCGAGGCGATGGACGAAATGGAGCGTCTGGCGGCGGACCTGCCGGAAGGCTTTGGTTTTGAATGGACTGGATTGTCCTACGAGGAGCAGCAGGCATCTGGTCAGGTAGGCGCGTTGATGGGGCTGTCAATTCTGATCGTTCTGCTGGTATTGGCGGCGCTGTACGAGAGCTGGACTATTCCACTGGCGGTGTTGCTGGTTGTGCCCTTGGGCGTGCTCGGCGCAGTGCTGTTTTCGATGACACGCGGGCTGCCATCGGACGTCTACTTCAATGTCGGCTTGATCACGGTGATCGGCTTGTCAGCCAAGAACGCCATTCTGATCATCGAGTTTGCCATTGAGGAAGAAGGCAAGGGCAAGTCGCTGATGGACGCCACCATGGCCGCCGTCAAACTGCGTTTGCGGCCGATCCTGATGACCTCGCTGACCTTTATTCTTGGCATGCTGCCATTGATTGTTGCCACCGGCCCTGGGGCGGCAAGTCGCATTGCGGTAGGTACCGGGGTAATGGGCGGCATGATTATGGCCACGGTGTTGGGCGTGTTCTTTACGCCGTTGTTCTACCTGGCGGTCAGACGTTGGCTGACCCGCAAGAAGCCTCCAGGCGCCGAGATGGATGAAGACGAGCCGGGCCCGGCTGATGAGAAGGAGCCACGGCATGCATAA
- a CDS encoding efflux RND transporter periplasmic adaptor subunit, with amino-acid sequence MRDRTASRALLLLSALLLGACDSEEAGPAAAQAPPAPEVQVQVMRTEAVDNIIEVPGRVQAVRTAEIRARVDGIIQQRLYREGSDVEAGAELFAVDPREMQASLSAVKATLDRAQATAANAAQDVERYKGLVEEQAISQQEYDTAVARLRTAQADVSQAKAQLDAAQLDLDYTTISSPIAGRAGRAEVTEGALVSAANGTLLTTVEQFDPVYVNFSQSSSELLSIRSQLASGELTRPENGDVAVTLTLENGSEFDQVGKLNFYAMTIDQATGTVALRAEFPNPDRLLLPGQFVNARIQAGTREEGMILPQRAVQMTEQGPTVRLVNAEDIVTVRPVEVGAQRDGKWIITSGLEPGDRVIISGLQKARPGQKVRVAEAEKSNAGAPGAPSQASADEARGAESEGTDAP; translated from the coding sequence ATGCGCGATCGAACCGCCTCCAGGGCCTTGCTCCTTCTCTCGGCTTTGTTACTGGGCGCTTGTGATAGCGAAGAGGCTGGACCGGCAGCTGCTCAGGCGCCACCGGCGCCGGAGGTCCAGGTTCAGGTGATGCGTACTGAGGCGGTGGACAACATCATTGAAGTGCCAGGCCGCGTACAGGCGGTGCGCACAGCGGAAATTCGCGCGCGGGTCGACGGGATTATTCAGCAACGGCTGTATCGTGAAGGCAGTGATGTGGAGGCTGGCGCAGAGTTGTTCGCCGTCGACCCGCGTGAGATGCAGGCCAGCCTCAGCGCAGTCAAGGCAACACTGGATCGTGCCCAGGCTACCGCAGCCAACGCGGCTCAGGACGTGGAGCGCTACAAAGGCTTGGTAGAAGAGCAGGCGATCAGCCAACAGGAATACGACACCGCGGTCGCTCGTCTGCGCACCGCGCAGGCGGATGTCTCGCAGGCCAAGGCGCAACTGGATGCCGCGCAGCTGGACCTGGACTACACCACAATCAGTTCTCCCATCGCCGGCCGCGCCGGGCGCGCGGAGGTAACCGAAGGTGCTCTGGTGAGTGCCGCCAACGGCACATTGCTGACCACCGTGGAACAATTCGATCCGGTTTACGTGAATTTTTCCCAATCCAGCTCAGAACTGCTGTCCATTCGCTCACAGCTGGCGTCCGGGGAACTGACGCGTCCGGAGAATGGGGATGTCGCAGTCACGCTGACATTGGAAAATGGCAGTGAGTTCGACCAGGTCGGCAAGTTGAATTTCTACGCGATGACGATTGATCAGGCGACCGGCACCGTAGCCTTGCGCGCTGAATTTCCCAACCCTGACCGCCTGTTATTGCCCGGCCAGTTTGTCAACGCACGCATTCAGGCAGGTACCCGCGAAGAGGGCATGATCCTGCCCCAGCGCGCAGTGCAGATGACTGAGCAGGGTCCGACGGTGCGGCTGGTCAATGCGGAAGATATTGTGACGGTGCGACCCGTCGAGGTGGGCGCGCAGCGCGACGGCAAATGGATTATCACCTCAGGACTGGAGCCTGGAGATCGCGTGATTATTTCCGGGCTGCAGAAGGCGCGTCCCGGCCAGAAAGTGCGGGTTGCTGAAGCTGAGAAGTCCAATGCGGGTGCGCCCGGCGCGCCTTCACAGGCCAGCGCTGACGAAGCTCGCGGAGCAGAAAGTGAGGGGACTGACGCCCCATGA
- a CDS encoding TonB-dependent receptor family protein: protein MACSICVAIHPVAYAEAQSDILRLPDQTVSVSRQSDPTAPTLRDKRATFAAIPGGASIVDAETYKTGRSSTLQDALGLTTGVFVQPRFGAEEARLSIRGSGLQRTFHGRGLLLMQDGVPVNLADGSFDFQSIEPLASDHIEVMRGANAWRYGATNLGGAINFVSPTGKTAAPVDLRYEGGSFGYRRLYGAFAQDFGNWDGFVSLSHSEQDGYREHAQQENQRLFANLGGRINRRISTRFYLTHVDTDSALPGSLTRAQLRDDPRQANPGSVAGDNRRDFILNRLGNMTVLALDGGHSLELSSFYSEKSLFHPIFQVLDVDTEDMGVRLTHRWANDAGWRWSMGAEVVEGRNTDQRYINLGGQKGPRVNALRQTASNLNAFAELEVSVAERWAVIGGLAWMRQERDVDDRLQCNAFVTAVCVPQDESFNNTYRGELGRLGVRHDLAEGVQLFANISQSVEPPTFSELTGGQLISANDEQRANTLEVGLRWSRANLELDLAAYRSEIRDELLALNDAAGDPEGTVNADRTLHQGLELGGALTLGKVVVRGQYLFNDFRFDDDPVYGSNRLAGVPRQFIKGEALWQQRGWYAGPTFEWVPSHYAVDHAETLYAEGYATWGLKAGYRQRQGLGFFVEGRNLSDRNYVATTGVVADADGADSAQFMPGDGRGLFAGLEWRL, encoded by the coding sequence ATGGCCTGCAGCATTTGCGTTGCCATTCACCCTGTTGCTTACGCCGAGGCGCAAAGTGACATCTTGCGTTTACCCGATCAGACGGTCTCGGTCAGCCGCCAGAGCGATCCGACCGCACCCACGCTCAGAGACAAGCGGGCCACCTTCGCGGCTATTCCGGGCGGTGCCTCGATCGTCGATGCCGAGACCTACAAAACCGGGCGCAGCAGCACTCTGCAGGATGCGCTGGGATTGACTACTGGTGTTTTCGTGCAGCCGCGCTTCGGTGCTGAGGAGGCGCGGCTTTCGATCCGTGGTTCAGGCCTGCAGCGCACCTTCCACGGCCGCGGCCTGTTGTTGATGCAGGACGGTGTGCCAGTAAATCTGGCCGATGGCAGTTTCGACTTCCAGAGTATCGAGCCGTTGGCCAGTGACCACATTGAGGTGATGCGCGGCGCCAACGCCTGGCGCTATGGCGCGACCAACCTCGGCGGGGCGATCAATTTCGTCAGCCCGACGGGCAAGACCGCTGCGCCCGTAGACTTGCGCTACGAAGGTGGCAGCTTTGGCTACCGTCGATTGTATGGCGCCTTCGCCCAGGACTTTGGCAACTGGGACGGGTTCGTCAGCCTGTCGCATTCTGAGCAGGACGGCTATCGCGAGCACGCGCAGCAGGAAAACCAGCGGTTATTTGCCAATCTGGGCGGGCGCATTAACCGGCGCATTTCCACGCGCTTCTATCTCACCCATGTGGATACCGATTCGGCCTTGCCCGGTAGCCTGACCCGAGCGCAACTGCGTGACGACCCGCGCCAGGCAAACCCAGGCAGTGTGGCGGGCGACAATCGCCGCGATTTCATCCTTAACCGCTTGGGCAATATGACGGTCCTGGCCCTCGACGGCGGGCACAGCCTTGAGCTAAGCAGTTTTTACAGCGAAAAATCCCTGTTTCATCCGATCTTTCAGGTTCTGGACGTGGACACGGAAGATATGGGCGTTCGGCTGACGCATCGTTGGGCTAATGATGCGGGCTGGCGTTGGAGCATGGGCGCCGAGGTGGTGGAAGGGCGCAATACCGATCAGCGTTATATCAACCTGGGTGGGCAGAAAGGCCCGCGTGTTAACGCGTTACGCCAGACCGCCAGCAACCTGAATGCCTTTGCCGAGTTGGAAGTGTCGGTAGCCGAGCGCTGGGCGGTAATCGGCGGGCTGGCCTGGATGCGTCAGGAGCGTGATGTCGATGATCGGCTGCAGTGTAACGCCTTCGTCACCGCGGTGTGTGTGCCGCAGGATGAGTCCTTCAACAACACCTACCGCGGCGAGCTGGGTCGGCTGGGGGTACGGCATGATCTGGCCGAAGGCGTGCAGCTGTTCGCCAATATCAGCCAGAGTGTCGAACCACCGACCTTCAGCGAGTTGACCGGCGGGCAGTTGATCAGCGCCAACGACGAGCAGCGGGCTAATACGCTGGAAGTCGGCCTGCGCTGGAGCCGTGCCAACCTGGAGCTTGATCTGGCCGCTTACCGTAGCGAGATCCGTGATGAGTTATTGGCGCTGAACGATGCCGCCGGCGACCCTGAGGGTACCGTGAACGCCGATCGCACGCTGCATCAGGGGCTCGAGCTGGGCGGCGCGCTGACGCTTGGCAAGGTGGTCGTACGTGGGCAGTACTTGTTCAACGACTTCCGTTTTGACGATGATCCGGTGTATGGCAGCAACCGCCTGGCTGGCGTTCCGCGTCAGTTCATCAAAGGCGAGGCGCTGTGGCAGCAACGCGGCTGGTATGCCGGTCCGACCTTCGAGTGGGTGCCAAGTCACTACGCAGTGGATCATGCCGAGACGTTATACGCCGAAGGGTATGCGACCTGGGGTCTGAAAGCGGGTTATCGGCAGAGGCAGGGGTTGGGCTTCTTTGTTGAGGGGCGCAACCTGTCAGATCGCAACTACGTCGCTACGACTGGCGTGGTGGCCGATGCTGACGGCGCTGACAGCGCGCAGTTCATGCCCGGCGACGGTCGCGGTCTGTTCGCCGGCCTGGAGTGGCGGCTATGA
- a CDS encoding DUF2946 family protein, whose protein sequence is MTITRSQRAHVALMLYFCIMLSAFHCSMGHGQMSALQLNGSGILFCNTDNPGLSGVDLLLDPSAVGATASVDCSLVSSFVALALAAFFGLLGWLALRHSPPALYLFLANKPHRVAWPPANPRAPPLFA, encoded by the coding sequence ATGACAATTACCCGATCCCAACGCGCCCATGTTGCCCTGATGCTGTATTTTTGCATCATGCTCAGCGCATTCCATTGCAGTATGGGGCACGGACAGATGTCTGCGTTACAGCTCAATGGTTCTGGAATCCTGTTTTGTAATACCGATAACCCCGGCTTGTCGGGCGTAGACCTTTTACTCGATCCCTCCGCGGTTGGCGCCACTGCCAGCGTCGACTGCTCCCTGGTGTCCTCCTTCGTAGCGCTGGCGCTCGCCGCTTTTTTTGGTCTGCTGGGCTGGTTGGCACTACGCCATAGTCCACCTGCGTTGTATCTGTTTCTGGCGAACAAGCCCCACCGTGTCGCCTGGCCTCCAGCCAATCCTCGAGCTCCTCCGCTGTTCGCCTGA
- a CDS encoding FKBP-type peptidyl-prolyl cis-trans isomerase — protein sequence MSEELEVTDILVGEGKEVVKGALITTQYTGMLEDGTVFDSSYDRGKAFQCVIGTGRVIKGWDLGMMGMKVGGKRKLFVPAHLGYGASQFGPHIKPNSNLVFEVELLEVLTRED from the coding sequence ATGAGTGAAGAGCTTGAAGTAACCGATATCCTGGTTGGTGAGGGTAAGGAAGTAGTCAAGGGCGCATTGATCACGACCCAATACACAGGCATGTTGGAAGACGGGACGGTGTTCGACTCCTCCTATGATCGTGGCAAGGCCTTCCAGTGTGTGATAGGTACCGGGCGGGTAATCAAAGGCTGGGATCTAGGCATGATGGGCATGAAGGTTGGCGGTAAGCGCAAACTTTTTGTCCCGGCGCATCTGGGCTACGGTGCCAGCCAGTTCGGCCCCCATATCAAACCGAACTCAAACCTGGTATTTGAAGTCGAGCTTCTGGAAGTGTTGACCCGCGAGGATTGA
- a CDS encoding lipocalin-like domain-containing protein, with translation MKAELRGVTLVGFAVLLLVLAGCEETPPPPSSGFAGLGQASHGFTPVVPGAPIVLPRDHAAHPDYRIEWWYVTANLTDEQGKPWGAQWTLFRQALSAQTAEQAEAGWQSEQIWLGHAALTHADGHLHADRLARGGVGQAGVKLKPFEAWIDDWSLQGQANQRLSPLRVRASGEGFSYQLQLTSDLPLVLQGEEGYSRKSESDQASWYMSQPFYQVQGEILWQGQTHKVSGQAWLDREWSSQPLAADQQGWDWFSLHMDAGNKLMLFRLRSDAGDHYYSGTWITAAGETTPLRREQISMQPLNSVTVAEREVPTRWRLQVPSRGVDVTTEALNDQAWMGTGIPYWEGPVRFAGSHQGEGYLEMTGY, from the coding sequence ATGAAAGCTGAGCTGAGAGGCGTGACGCTGGTGGGATTCGCTGTGCTGCTGCTTGTCTTGGCCGGCTGCGAAGAAACGCCACCGCCGCCAAGCTCCGGCTTTGCCGGTCTGGGGCAGGCATCCCACGGCTTTACTCCGGTCGTGCCAGGCGCGCCGATCGTGCTGCCGCGCGATCACGCCGCGCACCCGGATTACCGCATCGAGTGGTGGTACGTCACTGCCAACCTTACCGATGAGCAAGGCAAGCCTTGGGGCGCACAATGGACGTTGTTTCGCCAGGCATTGAGCGCACAGACTGCGGAGCAGGCAGAGGCCGGTTGGCAGAGCGAACAGATCTGGCTCGGGCATGCAGCCCTGACCCATGCCGATGGCCATTTGCATGCTGATCGCCTGGCCCGGGGCGGCGTCGGTCAGGCGGGGGTCAAGCTGAAGCCCTTTGAAGCCTGGATCGACGATTGGTCTCTACAAGGCCAGGCCAATCAGCGTTTAAGCCCCCTGCGGGTTAGGGCCAGCGGCGAGGGTTTCAGTTATCAGCTGCAGCTGACCTCCGACCTGCCCTTGGTACTGCAGGGCGAGGAGGGCTATAGCCGCAAGTCTGAAAGTGACCAGGCCTCCTGGTATATGAGTCAGCCGTTTTATCAGGTCCAAGGCGAGATTCTATGGCAGGGGCAGACCCATAAAGTCAGCGGCCAGGCGTGGCTGGACCGGGAATGGAGCAGCCAACCGCTGGCCGCAGATCAGCAGGGCTGGGACTGGTTTTCACTGCACATGGACGCTGGCAACAAGTTGATGTTGTTCCGTCTGCGCAGTGATGCAGGCGACCACTACTACTCTGGCACCTGGATCACCGCCGCAGGTGAGACCACGCCGCTGCGCCGTGAGCAGATCAGCATGCAGCCGCTCAATAGCGTCACCGTGGCCGAGCGCGAGGTGCCTACGCGCTGGCGCCTTCAGGTACCTTCGCGGGGAGTGGATGTCACCACCGAAGCGCTGAACGATCAGGCCTGGATGGGCACCGGCATTCCCTACTGGGAGGGGCCAGTGCGGTTTGCCGGCTCCCATCAGGGCGAGGGTTATCTGGAGATGACCGGGTACTGA